From Pseudomonas putida, one genomic window encodes:
- the rhtA gene encoding threonine/homoserine exporter RhtA — translation MNTQPRSLATTLFPIGLLLIAMASIQSGASLAKSMFPIIGAQGTTTLRLIFASIIMLLILRPWRVRMTIQTLRNVIIYGMALGGMNFLFYMALQTTPLGIAVALEFTGPLAVALFASRRAVDFLWIALAVSGLLLLIPVGHGGQPLDLTGAVYALGAGVCWALYILFGQRAGAEHGIQSAALGVVVAAIFVAPIGIAHAGTALLTPALIPLALGVAVLSTALPYSLEMVALTRMPARTFGTLMSIEPAIGALSGLLFLGELLSLTQWLAILAIIAASVGATLSMRRDAKPPVAAD, via the coding sequence ATGAACACCCAGCCCCGCAGCCTGGCCACTACGCTTTTTCCTATAGGCCTGCTGCTTATCGCCATGGCATCGATTCAGTCCGGTGCGTCTCTGGCCAAAAGCATGTTCCCCATCATTGGCGCACAAGGCACCACAACACTGCGCCTGATATTCGCCAGCATCATCATGCTGCTGATTCTGCGCCCCTGGCGCGTACGGATGACCATACAGACACTCCGTAATGTGATCATCTATGGCATGGCCTTGGGCGGGATGAATTTCCTCTTCTATATGGCACTGCAGACAACACCACTGGGCATCGCTGTAGCCCTCGAGTTCACCGGCCCATTGGCCGTAGCGCTTTTCGCATCGCGGCGGGCCGTTGATTTCCTGTGGATTGCGCTGGCAGTCAGCGGCCTGCTGCTGCTGATCCCGGTCGGCCATGGCGGCCAGCCCCTCGACCTCACGGGCGCCGTCTATGCACTGGGTGCCGGCGTGTGCTGGGCCCTGTACATTCTGTTTGGCCAACGCGCCGGAGCAGAACATGGGATTCAGAGCGCAGCACTGGGTGTCGTGGTCGCAGCGATATTCGTTGCCCCGATCGGCATCGCTCATGCAGGCACCGCACTGTTGACACCTGCCCTCATCCCGCTGGCCCTAGGCGTCGCAGTACTCTCGACTGCCCTCCCCTATAGCCTGGAAATGGTCGCCCTGACCCGCATGCCGGCACGCACTTTCGGCACGCTGATGAGCATAGAACCCGCCATTGGCGCCCTTTCCGGCTTATTGTTCCTCGGTGAGCTGCTGAGCTTGACCCAGTGGCTGGCCATTCTCGCCATCATTGCCGCGTCAGTGGGCGCCACGCTGTCCATGCGCCGCGACGCCAAGCCCCCGGTAGCGGCGGATTAG
- a CDS encoding cupin domain-containing protein: protein MNPDTPLQLLGGISAREFMRDYWQKKPLLVRQAFPDFESPIDPDELAGLALEEEVESRIVLEHGAHPWELRRGPFNEDTFADLPEKDWTLLVQAVDQFVPEVAELLEHFRFLPSWRIDDVMISFATPGGSVGPHFDNYDVFLLQGHGQRNWKIGQMCNSDSPLLDHADLRILAEFEQSGEWTLEPGDMLYLPPRLAHYGVAVDDCLTYSVGFRAPSAAEVLTHFTDFLGQFLPDEERYSDADAEPASDPHQIQHDALDRLKGLLDKHMNDKDLLLTWFGQFMTEPRYPEQVVGEELDEQELIEALEDGAILIRNPSARMAWSELGDDLMLFASGRSCPLPAKLRELLKLVCAADALHIDNLAQWLEDEDGLMLVQQLIKQGSLGFANE from the coding sequence ATGAATCCTGATACTCCACTGCAGCTGCTCGGCGGCATCTCGGCCCGTGAATTCATGCGCGACTACTGGCAGAAGAAGCCGCTGCTGGTGCGCCAGGCATTCCCGGACTTCGAAAGCCCGATCGACCCCGACGAGCTGGCCGGCCTGGCCCTGGAAGAGGAAGTCGAGTCGCGCATCGTGCTCGAGCACGGCGCCCACCCGTGGGAGCTGCGCCGCGGCCCGTTCAACGAAGACACCTTCGCCGACCTGCCTGAGAAAGACTGGACCCTGCTGGTTCAGGCCGTCGACCAGTTCGTACCTGAAGTGGCCGAACTACTGGAGCACTTCCGCTTCCTGCCAAGCTGGCGCATCGACGATGTGATGATCAGCTTCGCCACTCCCGGTGGCAGCGTAGGCCCGCACTTCGACAACTACGACGTGTTCCTGCTGCAAGGCCACGGCCAGCGCAACTGGAAGATCGGCCAGATGTGCAACAGCGACAGCCCGCTGCTGGACCATGCCGACCTGCGCATCCTCGCCGAATTCGAACAGAGCGGCGAATGGACCCTGGAGCCTGGCGACATGCTCTACCTGCCACCGCGCCTGGCTCACTACGGCGTAGCCGTGGACGACTGCCTGACCTACTCGGTCGGTTTCCGCGCGCCAAGCGCCGCCGAAGTGCTGACCCACTTCACCGACTTCCTCGGCCAGTTCCTGCCGGACGAGGAACGCTACAGCGACGCCGACGCCGAGCCTGCCAGCGACCCGCACCAGATCCAGCACGACGCCCTCGACCGTCTCAAGGGCCTGCTCGACAAGCACATGAACGACAAGGACCTGCTGCTGACCTGGTTCGGCCAGTTCATGACCGAGCCGCGCTACCCCGAACAGGTCGTCGGTGAAGAGCTGGACGAGCAGGAGCTGATCGAAGCACTCGAAGACGGTGCCATCCTGATTCGCAACCCAAGTGCGCGCATGGCCTGGTCGGAGCTTGGCGATGACCTGATGCTGTTCGCCAGCGGCCGCAGCTGCCCGCTGCCCGCCAAACTGCGCGAGCTGCTGAAGCTGGTGTGTGCCGCCGACGCGTTACACATCGACAACCTTGCACAGTGGCTGGAGGATGAAGACGGCCTTATGCTGGTACAGCAGTTGATCAAACAAGGAAGCCTGGGATTCGCCAATGAATAA
- a CDS encoding GNAT family N-acetyltransferase produces MNKIRVRLADWQKDNADIRRIREAVFVAEQHIPPELEFDSEDQDALHFLALEGDYPIGTARLLADGTIGRISVLKDWRGLKVGDALVNTVILEAQNRDLKQQMLSAQVHATPFYERLGFRVVSEEFLEAGIPHVDMVRDSREIA; encoded by the coding sequence ATGAATAAGATTCGCGTGCGCCTCGCCGATTGGCAGAAAGACAATGCCGATATCCGGCGTATCCGTGAAGCGGTGTTCGTCGCCGAACAGCACATTCCGCCTGAGCTGGAGTTCGACTCGGAAGACCAGGACGCGCTGCATTTTCTGGCGCTGGAAGGCGATTACCCGATTGGCACTGCCCGCCTGCTGGCTGACGGTACGATCGGGCGCATCTCGGTGCTAAAGGACTGGCGCGGGCTGAAGGTTGGCGATGCACTGGTCAATACGGTCATCCTCGAGGCGCAGAACCGTGACCTCAAGCAACAGATGCTCAGCGCGCAAGTGCATGCCACGCCATTCTACGAGCGGCTCGGCTTTCGCGTGGTCAGCGAGGAATTCCTTGAAGCCGGCATCCCGCATGTTGACATGGTGCGCGACTCCCGCGAGATCGCCTGA
- a CDS encoding DUF883 family protein, with amino-acid sequence MARKSAFAANSEQIKDQVFSELQALIEESERLLNDSASLVGEEADTLRAQVSLKLRQAREAAAQVRAKAQPVVDATNEYIGGHPWQTVAVSAGFGLVIGLLLGRRH; translated from the coding sequence ATGGCCCGAAAATCAGCCTTTGCAGCTAACAGCGAGCAGATCAAGGATCAGGTGTTCAGTGAGCTGCAGGCATTGATAGAAGAATCCGAGAGGCTGCTCAACGACAGCGCCTCCCTGGTAGGTGAAGAAGCCGACACGCTGCGCGCGCAGGTCAGCCTGAAACTTCGCCAGGCTCGAGAGGCAGCCGCACAGGTGCGCGCCAAAGCCCAACCGGTAGTAGACGCTACAAACGAATATATCGGCGGCCACCCATGGCAAACCGTTGCGGTCTCTGCCGGGTTTGGCCTGGTAATTGGCTTGCTACTGGGCCGCCGTCACTAA
- a CDS encoding universal stress protein, with amino-acid sequence MQAVRSILVVLDPHHAHSRALTRAKLIAGVTGARLHLLMCDKKQDHSALLSLLSSQLHDDGYANVSHEQNWRESLHESIIAVQQAEGCDLVIKEHRPDNSLRKALLTPSDWKLLRQCPCAVLMVKSERPWTQGIILAAVDVGNDDEDHRRLHASIIEHGYDIASLAKGELHVITAHPSPMLAASDPVYQLSETIEKRYREACRAFQAEYDISEDRLHVAEGPADVLIPHIEQKLDAVVTVIGTVARTGISGALIGNTSEVVLDTLVGDVLVLKSEEAIAHLAELARG; translated from the coding sequence ATGCAAGCTGTCCGTAGCATTCTAGTGGTACTCGATCCTCATCATGCCCATAGCCGTGCGTTGACCCGCGCCAAGCTGATAGCCGGCGTAACCGGCGCGCGCCTGCACTTGCTGATGTGCGACAAAAAACAGGATCACAGCGCACTGCTCAGCTTGCTTAGCAGTCAGCTACACGACGATGGCTACGCAAACGTCTCTCACGAACAGAACTGGAGGGAGAGCCTGCATGAGTCGATCATTGCCGTTCAGCAGGCTGAGGGTTGCGACCTGGTGATCAAGGAGCACCGGCCTGACAACTCCCTGCGCAAGGCATTGCTGACGCCAAGCGACTGGAAACTTCTACGCCAGTGCCCTTGCGCAGTGTTGATGGTCAAGAGCGAGCGGCCTTGGACGCAAGGCATAATTCTGGCTGCCGTGGATGTCGGCAACGATGACGAAGACCATCGGCGGCTGCATGCCAGCATCATCGAGCATGGCTATGACATCGCCAGCCTGGCCAAGGGTGAACTGCACGTGATCACTGCGCATCCCTCCCCCATGCTGGCGGCATCCGACCCGGTCTACCAGCTCAGTGAGACCATCGAAAAACGCTACCGAGAGGCGTGCAGGGCTTTCCAGGCCGAATACGATATCAGCGAGGATCGCCTGCATGTCGCAGAGGGCCCTGCGGATGTGCTGATACCGCATATTGAGCAGAAGCTCGATGCAGTGGTCACGGTCATTGGCACTGTCGCGCGCACGGGCATCTCTGGCGCCCTGATCGGCAATACCTCTGAAGTCGTGCTGGATACGCTGGTGGGCGATGTGCTGGTGCTCAAAAGCGAAGAGGCGATCGCGCACCTGGCTGAACTGGCCCGAGGCTAG
- a CDS encoding LEA type 2 family protein — protein MTAVLQRYARLLLVLLLAGVLNACALLQARDPLNISVIGIEPLPGQELEMRMAVKMRVQNPNEAAVDYNGIALNLEVNGQALASGVSDQRGHIGRYSEAVVVVPVSITAFAFLRQAYGLSKLDSLQGMPYVLRGKLAGGPLGTVRFTDEGKLDLPKGGNVYW, from the coding sequence ATGACTGCCGTTTTGCAACGCTACGCCCGATTGCTGCTGGTCTTGTTGCTGGCTGGTGTGCTGAACGCCTGCGCTTTGCTCCAGGCACGCGACCCGCTGAACATCAGCGTGATCGGCATCGAACCCTTGCCGGGTCAAGAACTGGAAATGCGCATGGCGGTAAAGATGCGCGTGCAAAATCCCAACGAGGCAGCCGTCGACTACAACGGCATCGCGCTGAACCTGGAGGTCAACGGCCAGGCACTTGCCTCTGGGGTCAGCGACCAGCGGGGGCATATCGGCCGTTACAGTGAAGCGGTGGTGGTGGTACCGGTGAGCATCACGGCGTTTGCATTCCTGCGCCAGGCCTATGGCCTGAGCAAGCTCGACTCGCTACAAGGGATGCCTTATGTGCTGCGCGGTAAACTGGCTGGCGGCCCACTGGGCACCGTGCGCTTTACCGATGAGGGCAAGCTGGACCTGCCCAAGGGGGGCAACGTGTACTGGTGA
- a CDS encoding DinB family protein yields MEPLSHHLLTQAYNNGWANHRLYKACLQLTQDEFVAPRCSFFPSIKATLNHVLTVDWFYLHMLECEQRGEAPAADGERFFEAEQPFATCTDLHAEQAQADHRLIAYCSVLSDDQLSRYVSIVRPDRVQREQRLRLLAHLFEHQIHHRGQVHAMLSDTAVRPPQLDEFFCEEEAGLRVHDFAELGWSEDRVWK; encoded by the coding sequence ATGGAGCCGCTGTCGCATCATCTGCTGACCCAGGCCTATAACAATGGCTGGGCCAACCACCGCCTGTACAAGGCCTGTCTGCAACTGACCCAGGACGAGTTCGTCGCGCCCCGGTGCAGCTTCTTTCCGTCGATCAAGGCCACTCTCAACCATGTGCTGACGGTGGACTGGTTCTATCTGCACATGCTCGAGTGCGAGCAGCGTGGTGAGGCGCCTGCGGCCGACGGTGAACGCTTCTTCGAGGCGGAGCAGCCTTTTGCCACGTGCACCGACCTGCACGCCGAACAGGCGCAGGCTGACCACCGGCTGATCGCTTACTGCAGTGTGCTGAGCGACGACCAGTTATCGCGCTACGTGAGCATCGTGAGGCCCGACCGTGTGCAGCGTGAACAGCGCCTGCGCTTGCTTGCACACCTTTTCGAGCACCAGATCCATCACCGTGGCCAGGTCCATGCCATGCTCAGCGATACAGCAGTGCGCCCGCCCCAGCTCGATGAGTTCTTCTGTGAGGAAGAGGCCGGTTTGCGAGTGCATGATTTTGCCGAGCTTGGCTGGAGCGAGGATCGCGTCTGGAAGTGA
- a CDS encoding tRNA-(ms[2]io[6]A)-hydroxylase yields the protein MSLIPEIDAFLGCKTPDAWIEAAIADQETLLIDHKNCEFKAASTALSLIAKYNTHLDLINMMSRLAREELVHHEQVLRLMKRRGVPLRPVSAGRYASGLRRLVRAHEPVKLVDTLVVGAFIEARSCERFAALVPHLDDELGTFYHGLLKSEARHYQGYLKLAHQYGDEADIAQRVQRVREAEADLILSADQELRFHSGIPMAQAA from the coding sequence ATGTCCCTGATCCCCGAAATAGATGCCTTCCTTGGTTGCAAGACGCCAGACGCCTGGATCGAGGCGGCCATTGCTGACCAGGAAACCTTGCTGATCGACCACAAGAACTGCGAGTTCAAAGCTGCCAGCACGGCGTTGAGCCTGATCGCCAAGTACAACACCCATCTGGACCTGATCAACATGATGTCACGCTTGGCCCGTGAGGAACTGGTACATCATGAGCAAGTGTTGCGTTTGATGAAGCGCCGTGGTGTGCCTTTGCGCCCAGTGTCGGCGGGGCGCTATGCCTCTGGCTTGCGCCGCCTGGTGCGCGCCCATGAGCCAGTCAAGCTGGTGGATACCCTGGTGGTCGGTGCCTTTATCGAAGCACGCAGTTGCGAGCGCTTTGCAGCATTGGTCCCGCACCTGGATGATGAGCTCGGCACTTTTTATCACGGCTTGCTTAAAAGTGAAGCGCGCCACTACCAAGGCTACCTGAAACTCGCCCATCAGTATGGCGATGAAGCGGATATCGCCCAGCGGGTTCAGCGGGTGCGTGAGGCGGAAGCAGATCTGATCCTGTCTGCGGATCAGGAACTGCGTTTCCACAGTGGTATTCCGATGGCGCAGGCCGCCTGA
- the zapE gene encoding cell division protein ZapE, with product MALDPKTLYQQALAEQGYVPDPEQAQAVYALQACFEALEGGRPARGLYLWGPVGRGKTWLMDLFHRCLSTGARRQHFHHFMAWVHQRLFQLKGTADPLQALARALAGEIRVLCFDELFVSDIADAIILGRLFQVLFDHGVVVVATSNQPPQLLYQDGFNRDRFLPAITAIERHMQVLAVAGELDHRLHPGAAHQRYWVAEAGKAKALEAVFKQLSPDDPGTALPFAVGARQIRVIRRSSQAIWCRFADLCEQPMAAMEFMALCDQFPAILVEGIPALSGEQQAGRIARGTEDGAARVEAGNRQLPALAAKDDAVRRFVALVDECYDRRVALYLEAQVPLEALYTQGYLAFPYQRTLSRLREMQLQRFA from the coding sequence ATGGCCTTAGACCCCAAAACGCTCTATCAGCAGGCCCTTGCCGAGCAAGGCTATGTCCCCGACCCGGAGCAGGCTCAGGCCGTCTATGCCTTGCAAGCCTGTTTCGAAGCCCTGGAGGGCGGTCGCCCCGCTCGGGGCCTTTACCTGTGGGGGCCGGTCGGCCGCGGCAAAACATGGCTCATGGACTTGTTCCACCGCTGCCTGAGTACTGGCGCCCGGCGGCAGCACTTCCACCATTTCATGGCGTGGGTCCACCAGCGGCTGTTTCAACTCAAAGGCACCGCTGATCCGCTGCAGGCGCTTGCCCGAGCGCTGGCGGGGGAGATCCGCGTGCTGTGCTTCGATGAGCTTTTTGTCAGCGACATCGCAGATGCAATCATTCTCGGTCGCCTGTTCCAGGTGTTGTTCGATCATGGTGTGGTAGTGGTTGCCACCTCCAATCAACCGCCGCAGTTGCTGTACCAAGACGGTTTCAATCGCGATCGTTTTCTGCCGGCTATCACCGCCATAGAGCGGCACATGCAAGTGCTGGCGGTGGCAGGCGAACTGGACCATCGTCTTCACCCTGGGGCCGCACACCAGCGCTACTGGGTGGCTGAAGCTGGCAAGGCAAAGGCGCTTGAGGCGGTGTTCAAGCAGCTCAGCCCCGACGATCCGGGCACTGCGCTGCCGTTCGCAGTGGGCGCACGGCAGATCCGGGTGATCCGGCGTAGCTCACAAGCGATCTGGTGTCGCTTTGCCGACCTCTGCGAGCAGCCAATGGCAGCAATGGAATTCATGGCGCTGTGCGATCAGTTTCCGGCGATCCTGGTCGAAGGCATTCCAGCCCTGAGCGGTGAGCAGCAGGCCGGGCGTATCGCCCGTGGTACCGAGGACGGTGCCGCACGGGTGGAGGCCGGTAATCGGCAACTGCCGGCGCTGGCGGCCAAGGATGACGCCGTGCGCCGCTTCGTTGCGCTGGTCGACGAATGCTACGACCGCAGGGTGGCGCTGTACCTTGAGGCGCAGGTTCCGCTTGAAGCGCTCTACACTCAAGGGTATCTGGCCTTCCCGTACCAAAGGACCCTAAGCCGGCTACGGGAGATGCAACTGCAACGCTTCGCCTGA
- a CDS encoding PQQ-dependent sugar dehydrogenase, whose product MIKATWLTTFTAAALLPLLVHAAAEKRFPSEEGQVTVSTVADGLRNPWALAFLPGGKDMLVTERSGNLRVVNAEGKVGPPISGVPNVWAEGQGGLLDVVLSSEFAQDRTVYLSYAEEGSDGKAGTAVGRGQLSEDRARLENFEVIFRQQPKLSVGNHFGSRLVFDRNGYLFVALGENNQRATSQDLDKLQGKVVRILPDGEVPKDNPFVGKDGVRPEIWSFGHRNQQGAALNPWTGKLWTHEHGPRGGDEINIPQAGKNYGWPIATHGINYSLLPIPEAKGEHVDGMVDPHHVWEKSPGISGMAFYDSPTFKAWDHNLFIGALATQELIRLQLDGDKIVHEERLLGDLKTRIRDVRVGPDGYLYVLTDDKDGMLLKVGLSRG is encoded by the coding sequence ATGATCAAAGCTACCTGGCTGACCACGTTTACCGCTGCTGCATTGCTGCCGCTGCTCGTGCATGCCGCCGCCGAGAAGCGCTTTCCCAGCGAGGAGGGGCAGGTGACCGTCAGTACCGTAGCGGACGGCTTGCGCAACCCTTGGGCATTGGCGTTCCTGCCCGGCGGTAAGGATATGCTGGTGACTGAACGCTCCGGTAATCTGCGTGTGGTCAATGCCGAAGGCAAGGTCGGCCCTCCCATAAGCGGAGTGCCCAACGTCTGGGCCGAGGGCCAGGGCGGCCTGCTCGACGTGGTGTTATCATCTGAGTTCGCCCAAGATCGTACCGTTTACTTGTCGTATGCCGAAGAGGGCAGTGATGGCAAGGCCGGCACTGCGGTTGGCCGTGGCCAACTGTCCGAAGATCGCGCACGTTTGGAAAATTTCGAGGTGATCTTCCGCCAGCAACCCAAGCTTTCGGTGGGCAATCACTTTGGCTCGCGCCTGGTCTTCGATCGGAATGGCTACCTGTTCGTCGCGCTGGGCGAGAACAACCAGCGCGCCACCTCCCAGGACCTGGACAAGCTGCAGGGCAAGGTTGTGCGCATCCTGCCCGATGGTGAAGTGCCCAAAGACAATCCCTTCGTCGGTAAAGACGGCGTGCGCCCTGAAATATGGTCGTTTGGCCATCGGAACCAGCAAGGTGCAGCGCTCAACCCCTGGACCGGCAAGCTGTGGACGCACGAGCATGGCCCCCGCGGCGGTGATGAGATAAACATCCCGCAGGCTGGGAAGAATTATGGTTGGCCAATCGCTACTCATGGCATCAACTACTCACTGCTGCCAATCCCTGAGGCCAAGGGCGAACATGTGGACGGTATGGTCGATCCGCATCATGTTTGGGAAAAGTCGCCAGGTATCAGCGGCATGGCTTTTTACGACAGCCCCACGTTCAAGGCTTGGGACCACAATCTGTTCATCGGCGCGCTGGCCACTCAAGAGCTGATTCGCCTGCAGCTCGATGGCGACAAGATCGTGCATGAGGAGCGCCTGTTAGGGGATTTGAAAACGCGAATCCGTGATGTGCGGGTTGGGCCGGATGGTTACCTGTACGTGCTCACCGATGACAAGGACGGGATGCTGCTGAAAGTTGGCTTGAGCCGGGGCTGA
- a CDS encoding DNA topoisomerase III, producing the protein MRLFLCEKPSQAKDIAKILGANRKGDGCWQGTDVCVTWCIGHLLETAPPDSYDERYKRWNLADLPIIPDKWKMLVKPKTASQFKAVKRLLGEARELVIATDADREGEMIARELVEHCRYRGPIQRLWLSALDDASIRKALARLLPGQDTFNLYHSALGRSRADWLIGMNMSRLFTLLGRQSGYQGVLPVGRVQTPTLRLVVDRDRSIADFVPLPFWAIDVQLEHAGMGFNAQWRAPQQICDDQGRCLDQALAQQAATDIGNARTARVIKVATERVREAAPLPFDLGNLQELCSKKFGLGAQETLDIAQALYETHKLITYPRSDCGYLPLSQHSEAPAILAALQRADSSLAPLQAHLAPHRRSRAWNDAKVTAHHGIIPTAAASDPSRLPAKHKAVYTLIRARYLAQFLPNHEYDRTQAEFDCAGHALRAVGKQIVEPGWRRALPEALAPAKGREAPPAQVLPTLCEGQDCAVQGLQLKDLWTQPPKPFTEGDLIKAMKNVAKLVDDPRLKQKLKETTGIGTEATRASIIQGLLDRGYLVKNGKALAATPAAFSLIDAVPRAIADPGTTAIWEQALDMVQNGEMSLEDFVARQSAWMGKLVERCSGMRMTINGPAVGKAAPWKKKRRSGGKGKPAANGAKATGSKPRQPRRKAAN; encoded by the coding sequence ATGCGCCTGTTCCTCTGCGAAAAACCCTCCCAGGCAAAAGACATCGCCAAGATCCTAGGTGCCAACCGCAAGGGCGACGGCTGCTGGCAAGGCACAGACGTCTGCGTCACCTGGTGCATCGGCCACCTGTTGGAAACCGCGCCGCCCGACAGCTACGACGAACGCTACAAGCGCTGGAACCTCGCCGACCTGCCAATCATTCCAGACAAATGGAAGATGCTGGTCAAGCCCAAGACCGCCAGCCAGTTCAAGGCCGTCAAGCGCTTGCTCGGCGAGGCACGCGAACTGGTAATCGCGACCGATGCCGACCGCGAAGGCGAAATGATCGCCCGCGAACTGGTCGAGCATTGTCGCTACCGTGGGCCCATACAGCGCCTGTGGCTGTCCGCCCTGGACGATGCCTCGATTCGCAAGGCCTTGGCGCGCCTGCTGCCGGGGCAGGATACCTTCAACCTCTATCACTCGGCGCTGGGCCGCTCACGCGCCGACTGGCTCATCGGCATGAACATGAGCCGACTGTTCACCCTACTGGGCCGCCAGTCGGGCTACCAGGGTGTGCTACCGGTGGGCCGGGTACAAACACCTACCCTGCGCCTGGTGGTGGACCGCGACCGCAGCATCGCCGATTTCGTACCGTTACCGTTCTGGGCCATCGACGTGCAACTCGAGCATGCCGGCATGGGCTTCAACGCCCAGTGGCGAGCGCCACAACAGATCTGCGACGACCAGGGCCGCTGCCTTGACCAGGCGCTGGCCCAACAGGCCGCCACAGACATCGGCAACGCCCGTACTGCACGGGTGATCAAGGTGGCCACAGAACGTGTACGCGAGGCAGCCCCCCTGCCCTTCGACCTCGGCAACCTGCAGGAACTGTGCTCCAAGAAATTCGGCCTTGGTGCGCAGGAAACCCTCGACATTGCCCAGGCCCTGTACGAAACCCACAAGCTGATCACCTACCCACGCAGCGATTGCGGTTACCTGCCCCTCAGCCAGCACAGCGAAGCGCCGGCAATCCTTGCTGCATTGCAGCGAGCCGATAGCAGCCTGGCGCCGCTGCAAGCGCACCTTGCGCCGCACCGCCGCTCGCGGGCCTGGAACGATGCCAAAGTCACCGCGCACCACGGCATCATCCCTACTGCGGCCGCCAGCGACCCGTCACGCTTGCCAGCCAAGCACAAGGCGGTCTACACCCTGATCCGCGCCCGCTACCTGGCCCAGTTCCTGCCTAACCACGAGTATGATCGCACCCAGGCCGAGTTCGACTGTGCAGGCCATGCCCTGCGTGCAGTCGGCAAGCAGATCGTGGAGCCGGGCTGGCGTCGCGCATTACCCGAGGCGCTGGCTCCAGCCAAAGGTCGCGAAGCGCCGCCGGCGCAAGTGCTGCCCACATTGTGCGAGGGCCAGGACTGCGCCGTACAGGGCCTGCAGTTGAAGGACTTGTGGACCCAACCGCCCAAACCCTTCACCGAAGGCGACCTGATCAAGGCCATGAAGAATGTCGCCAAGCTGGTGGACGACCCGCGGCTGAAACAGAAGCTCAAGGAAACCACCGGCATCGGCACCGAGGCGACCCGTGCCAGCATCATCCAGGGCCTGCTCGACCGCGGCTATCTGGTCAAGAACGGCAAGGCACTGGCCGCCACCCCAGCCGCCTTCAGCCTGATCGACGCCGTGCCACGCGCCATCGCCGACCCAGGTACCACGGCAATCTGGGAACAGGCGCTGGACATGGTGCAAAATGGTGAAATGAGCCTGGAGGACTTCGTTGCTCGGCAGTCGGCATGGATGGGCAAACTGGTGGAGCGCTGCAGCGGCATGCGCATGACCATCAACGGGCCAGCGGTGGGCAAGGCGGCGCCGTGGAAGAAAAAGCGCCGCAGCGGTGGCAAAGGCAAACCTGCAGCTAACGGTGCCAAGGCCACAGGCAGCAAGCCGCGACAACCCCGGCGCAAAGCCGCCAACTGA